The nucleotide window TCCATGCTGGCTGCCATGGCGGCAAAACATATCAGTGCGCCGGAAAGTGTGATATTTTTTGAAACCGGTGCCATTGATTCAAAGCTTGAAGAAGTCCCCATGGCTGTTGCCGATCCCCGGGTCATGTACGCGACATCGGTGAACGGCAGTCTTGCAGATGCGTTTGCCACCATGCAGAACAAAAAAACCGGAAAACGGGTTGTGGGAATCATGGGGGCCGCACAGATTGATATTTATGGAAACCTCAATTCCACGGTGATTGGGGATTACCATCGCCCAAAGGTCCGGTTTTCCGGCAGTGGCGGTGCCTGCGATGTGGCATCCTTTGTGCCGAAGAGCATTATTTTCATGCAGCATGAAAAAAGAAAATTTGTAAAAAAAGTTGATTATCTCACAAGTCCGGGGTGGCTCAACGGTCCCGGCAGCCGTGAGGCAGAAGGCCTCGGCGGTTCCGGGCCATCCACGGTGATTACCAACATGGCGATTATGGGATTTGATAAAATCACAAAGAAAATGTATCTGGATAAAGTCTATCCCGGCATTACACCGGAGCAGGTGCTGGACAACATGGAGTTTGAGGTGGATATATCAAGGGCCGGGGAACTTGATCCGCCTTCTATGGATGAGCTGATGGTGCTGCGTGAAAAATGTGATCCCCAAAAATTAATTCTTGGAAATTAAACAATCTTGATTTTGCCCCCGTGCCCTCAGCCCGGGGGTAAAATGATATTGAGCCGTTCCATGCGGCGGTTCAGCGCAAACCTGCTGATGCCCAGTATCCGTCCGGTTTCGGTCTTGTTCCCTTTGGCTTTTTCCAGGGCGTTCCGGATGATGCGGTTTTCAAACTGGTCCATGGCGGTTTTCAGATCATGACCGGGGTCCGGGGCGGGCGTCTCACTATCGTGTTCCATGACCGGTTTCTCATGCAAGCCTGTTCCCTGTTTGAATTCCGGGGGCAGCACCTTTGTTTCTATGGTATCCCCTTTGGTGAAAA belongs to Desulfobacula toluolica Tol2 and includes:
- a CDS encoding CoA-transferase subunit beta, which produces MADYTLRELMTIAAARQINNGEIVFCGTGISMLAAMAAKHISAPESVIFFETGAIDSKLEEVPMAVADPRVMYATSVNGSLADAFATMQNKKTGKRVVGIMGAAQIDIYGNLNSTVIGDYHRPKVRFSGSGGACDVASFVPKSIIFMQHEKRKFVKKVDYLTSPGWLNGPGSREAEGLGGSGPSTVITNMAIMGFDKITKKMYLDKVYPGITPEQVLDNMEFEVDISRAGELDPPSMDELMVLREKCDPQKLILGN